From the genome of Hymenobacter cellulosilyticus, one region includes:
- a CDS encoding serine hydrolase, protein MPYVTSPDSDQLNTVGNYVKRMLLVSDNGAYNRLYEFLGQRPLNERLWSLGYPETRIVRRFAPCDTAANRHTNPFTFYNQQGQPIYQQPPAVNSRPLDFPLGRITKGRGYQAGGRIIREPYDFTTANYLPLQTITDILKAVLFPSSVPAKQQFNLAKEDYAFLQQYLRYTPHASKFTFYKSSRFYDAYKKYLYYGRNPDVAAQPGLHIYNIVGMSHGYLADVAYFADSTHRSEFMLSAVVYVNEDGILNDGTYEYASIGLPFLQQLGRRVYQYEANRPRSNTPQLESLFPSSSGE, encoded by the coding sequence GTGCCCTACGTCACCTCCCCTGATTCCGACCAACTCAACACCGTCGGCAATTATGTGAAGCGCATGCTATTGGTTAGCGACAATGGTGCCTACAATAGGCTGTACGAGTTTCTCGGGCAACGCCCGCTCAACGAGCGGCTCTGGAGCTTGGGTTACCCCGAAACCCGTATTGTACGCCGTTTTGCCCCCTGCGACACAGCTGCCAACCGGCATACCAACCCATTTACGTTCTATAACCAACAGGGGCAGCCTATTTATCAGCAGCCCCCCGCTGTCAACTCGCGCCCCTTAGACTTTCCGCTGGGGCGCATTACCAAGGGGCGTGGCTACCAGGCTGGAGGCCGCATCATCCGGGAGCCTTACGATTTTACCACGGCCAATTACCTGCCTCTTCAGACAATAACAGACATTCTGAAGGCCGTGCTCTTTCCCTCGAGCGTTCCAGCTAAGCAGCAATTCAACCTGGCGAAGGAGGATTATGCCTTTCTGCAGCAATACTTACGCTATACTCCCCATGCCTCCAAGTTCACATTCTACAAGTCGAGTCGTTTTTACGATGCCTATAAGAAGTACCTCTACTATGGACGCAACCCTGACGTTGCTGCCCAGCCCGGCCTCCATATATATAACATCGTAGGCATGTCGCACGGCTACTTAGCCGATGTAGCTTACTTTGCCGACTCCACTCACCGCTCTGAGTTCATGCTGAGTGCAGTTGTCTATGTAAACGAGGACGGCATCCTCAACGACGGAACCTACGAGTATGCTTCTATCGGACTGCCATTCCTTCAGCAATTAGGACGAAGAGTCTACCAGTATGAGGCAAATAGGCCTCGTAGCAACACGCCTCAGCTAGAGTCCCTGTTCCCAAGCAGTAGCGGTGAATAG